A genomic segment from Desulfonatronum lacustre DSM 10312 encodes:
- a CDS encoding AI-2E family transporter — MSRSDISDFLTPLQRRLISVALVVLALNLIGAFFFGVFLLLQGLVVYFSDVLWPLAAAGILALLLKPLVHWFQRILHLGRITAILLLYGIVLLTLALLGALILPEILSQVRSLIEHLPVLAEQLSRLIARLFPDAATWAEESLNPEVLREHLQSWTEHLQKIIQTSLPALNTLGEFLGRTFTLVAGTAIIPVYLFFFLLTDKDPLRALDEQLSFIPPWLREDITFLTGEFARIMVAFFRGQILIGLIMGVLMAVGFTLAGLKFGTLLGIVIGLLNIIPYLGSLLGLLTVLPLAYLQQDGGLFLLALVLAIFVAVQLLESYLLTPRIMARGTGLHPLMIIIAIFFWGKALGGILGMILAIPLTAFFVVVWRLVRKKYLAVATNRDRSPSEAETAS, encoded by the coding sequence ATGTCCCGTTCCGATATTTCCGACTTTTTGACGCCCCTGCAACGCCGCTTGATCAGCGTGGCCCTGGTGGTCCTGGCGCTGAACCTGATCGGCGCGTTCTTCTTCGGCGTCTTCCTGCTGCTCCAAGGCCTGGTGGTCTACTTTTCCGACGTGCTCTGGCCCCTGGCCGCGGCCGGGATCCTGGCCCTGCTGCTCAAGCCGCTGGTCCACTGGTTCCAGCGCATCCTGCATCTCGGACGCATCACGGCCATTCTCCTGCTCTACGGCATCGTCCTGCTGACCTTGGCTCTGCTGGGGGCCTTGATCCTGCCGGAAATCCTCTCCCAGGTTCGTTCCCTGATCGAACACCTTCCGGTCCTCGCCGAACAGCTGTCCCGTTTGATCGCCCGCCTGTTCCCAGACGCCGCGACCTGGGCCGAGGAGTCCCTGAATCCGGAAGTCCTCCGCGAACACCTGCAATCCTGGACTGAACACCTGCAAAAGATCATCCAGACCTCCCTGCCGGCCCTGAACACCCTGGGAGAATTCCTGGGCCGCACCTTCACCCTTGTCGCCGGAACGGCGATCATCCCGGTCTATCTGTTCTTCTTCCTGCTCACGGACAAGGACCCGTTGCGCGCTCTGGACGAACAACTCTCCTTCATCCCGCCCTGGCTGCGGGAGGACATCACGTTTCTGACCGGCGAGTTCGCCCGGATCATGGTCGCCTTTTTTCGGGGCCAGATCCTGATCGGGCTGATCATGGGCGTGCTCATGGCCGTCGGCTTTACCCTGGCCGGCCTGAAATTCGGGACCCTGCTGGGCATCGTCATCGGCCTGCTGAACATCATTCCCTACCTGGGCAGCCTCCTGGGCCTGCTCACGGTTCTGCCCCTGGCCTACCTGCAACAGGACGGCGGACTGTTCCTCCTGGCCCTGGTGCTGGCTATCTTCGTCGCGGTCCAACTCCTGGAAAGCTATCTGCTCACCCCACGGATCATGGCCCGGGGCACCGGGCTGCACCCGCTGATGATCATCATCGCCATTTTTTTCTGGGGCAAGGCCCTGGGCGGCATCCTGGGCATGATCCTGGCCATCCCGCTGACCGCTTTTTTCGTGGTGGTCTGGCGACTGGTGCGCAAGAAATACCTCGCCGTCGCGACGAACCGGGACCGGTCGCCCTCTGAGGCCGAAACCGCGTCATGA
- a CDS encoding cold-shock protein produces MEGVVKWFSKQKGYGFITPDGQEDGKDVFVHFSAIEGGGFKTLREGARVSFEIVDGDKGLQASNVQELD; encoded by the coding sequence ATGGAAGGTGTAGTAAAGTGGTTCAGCAAGCAGAAAGGCTACGGTTTCATCACTCCGGATGGTCAGGAAGACGGCAAGGACGTTTTCGTTCATTTCTCGGCCATTGAGGGCGGCGGGTTCAAGACGCTGCGGGAGGGAGCCAGGGTTTCCTTCGAGATCGTCGACGGCGACAAGGGCCTGCAAGCCTCGAACGTCCAGGAACTCGACTAA
- the cbiB gene encoding adenosylcobinamide-phosphate synthase CbiB — protein MLWLTIPLLAAALDLWLKDPPNWPHPVRLVGWLLDRLERLARFSPLPPRLAGLLCVLGLALGVGLAIQLIASLPILGWLSALYFSFAGLALGGLLQEGRRVARLLHEQDIEAARAALSGLVSRDVDQLDENGIRRALAETISENLNDAFTAPFFYLVCLGPAGLWAYKTVSTMDSMWGYKTPRWRELGWAAARTDDLLAFLPARLTALALTIAARLLGHPAVRLPELRHAAGQTESPNAGWPMAAAALTLRAGMGGPTRYFGQAKVKPWLGPEGQTWTDQKLNDLFRLTLLAGLGVCVGLVLMALFMMLAFSVL, from the coding sequence ATGCTCTGGTTGACCATTCCTCTGCTGGCCGCAGCCCTGGATCTCTGGCTCAAGGATCCGCCGAACTGGCCGCATCCGGTACGGCTCGTCGGATGGCTGCTGGACCGCCTGGAGCGCCTGGCCCGGTTCTCTCCGCTCCCTCCGCGCCTGGCTGGACTGCTTTGCGTTCTGGGCTTGGCCTTGGGCGTGGGACTCGCGATCCAACTGATCGCCTCCCTGCCCATTCTCGGCTGGTTGTCGGCCCTGTATTTCAGCTTCGCCGGGCTGGCCCTGGGCGGACTGCTCCAGGAAGGACGCCGGGTCGCCCGATTGCTCCACGAGCAGGATATCGAAGCCGCCAGAGCGGCCCTTTCCGGGCTGGTCAGCCGGGACGTGGATCAACTGGACGAAAACGGCATCCGCCGGGCCCTGGCCGAAACCATCAGTGAAAACCTCAACGACGCCTTCACGGCCCCGTTTTTCTACCTGGTCTGCCTCGGCCCCGCCGGACTGTGGGCCTACAAGACCGTGAGCACCATGGATTCCATGTGGGGGTACAAGACGCCGCGCTGGCGGGAACTGGGCTGGGCCGCGGCCCGGACCGACGACCTCCTGGCCTTTCTCCCGGCCCGGTTGACCGCCCTGGCCTTGACGATAGCGGCCCGTCTGCTGGGCCACCCCGCCGTTCGCCTACCCGAACTACGCCACGCCGCGGGCCAGACCGAAAGCCCCAACGCGGGCTGGCCCATGGCCGCCGCGGCCCTGACCCTCCGGGCCGGAATGGGCGGCCCGACCCGCTACTTCGGCCAAGCCAAGGTCAAGCCCTGGCTCGGGCCGGAAGGCCAAACCTGGACGGACCAAAAGCTGAACGACCTATTCCGACTGACCCTGCTCGCCGGCCTGGGAGTCTGCGTCGGGCTGGTTCTGATGGCGCTGTTCATGATGCTTGCTTTTTCCGTGCTTTGA
- the ettA gene encoding energy-dependent translational throttle protein EttA: MSTDDKKIIYSMHRVSKYYDKKPILKDISLSYFYGAKIGVLGMNGSGKSTLLKILAGVDQDFQGSTSLAPGHTIGYLEQEPLANEPRTVLEVVEEGAGESVRLLKEFEEINAQFAEPMSDEAMDALLARQASVQEKLDALNAWELESRLEMAMDALRCPPPDMPLNLVSGGERRRVALCRLLLQQPDILLLDEPTNHLDAESVAWLEHHLHQYPGTIIAVTHDRYFLDNVAGWILELDRGKGIPWKGNYSSWLDQKKERLRQEEKAESDRQKTLQRELEWIRMSPRARHAKSKARIGAYEQLLSQESEKRGKELEIYIPPGPRLGQKVIEAQDLCKAYGDRMLLANADFLIPPGAIVGIIGPNGAGKTTLFRMISGQEQPDSGRIAVGETVKLAYVDQKRDDLEADKTVFEMISDGHDLIRLGNRDVNARAYLGRFNITGADQQKKVGLLSGGERNRVHLARMLKEGANVLLLDEPTNDLDVNTMRALEDALLNFAGAVLVISHDRWFLDRIATHIMAFEGDSQVTFFDGNFTEYEEDRRQRLGKDADVPKRIKYRKFSRG; encoded by the coding sequence ATGAGCACTGACGATAAAAAAATCATCTATTCCATGCACAGGGTCAGCAAGTATTACGACAAGAAACCGATCCTGAAGGATATTTCCCTTTCCTATTTTTACGGGGCGAAAATCGGCGTCCTGGGGATGAACGGCTCCGGAAAGAGCACGCTGCTGAAAATCCTGGCCGGAGTGGACCAGGATTTCCAGGGGTCAACATCCCTGGCCCCGGGGCATACCATCGGCTACCTGGAACAGGAACCACTGGCCAATGAACCACGCACGGTTCTGGAGGTCGTGGAGGAAGGCGCCGGGGAATCCGTCCGGTTGCTCAAGGAATTCGAGGAAATCAACGCCCAGTTCGCGGAACCCATGAGCGACGAGGCCATGGACGCCCTGCTGGCCCGACAGGCTTCGGTCCAGGAAAAGCTGGACGCCCTGAACGCCTGGGAACTGGAAAGCCGTCTGGAAATGGCCATGGACGCCCTGCGCTGCCCGCCCCCGGACATGCCGTTGAACCTCGTCTCCGGCGGTGAGCGTCGGCGGGTGGCCCTGTGCCGCCTGCTGCTCCAGCAGCCGGACATCCTGCTCTTGGATGAGCCCACCAACCACCTGGACGCCGAATCCGTGGCCTGGTTGGAGCATCACCTCCACCAGTATCCGGGGACCATCATCGCCGTGACTCACGATCGCTACTTCCTGGACAACGTGGCCGGCTGGATCCTGGAGTTGGACCGGGGCAAGGGCATCCCCTGGAAGGGCAACTACTCCTCCTGGCTGGACCAGAAGAAGGAACGTCTGCGCCAGGAAGAAAAAGCCGAGAGCGACCGCCAGAAGACCCTGCAGCGGGAACTGGAGTGGATCAGGATGTCTCCCCGGGCCCGGCACGCCAAAAGCAAGGCCCGGATCGGGGCCTACGAGCAGCTCCTGTCCCAGGAATCCGAAAAACGGGGCAAAGAGCTGGAAATCTATATCCCGCCGGGCCCCCGGCTGGGCCAGAAGGTGATCGAAGCCCAGGACCTGTGCAAGGCCTACGGGGACCGGATGCTCCTGGCCAACGCCGACTTTCTGATTCCTCCCGGCGCCATCGTGGGGATCATCGGTCCCAACGGGGCCGGTAAGACCACCCTGTTCCGAATGATCTCCGGCCAGGAACAGCCGGATTCCGGCCGAATCGCCGTGGGCGAGACCGTGAAGCTGGCCTACGTGGACCAAAAACGGGACGACTTGGAAGCGGACAAAACCGTCTTCGAGATGATCAGCGACGGCCACGACCTGATCCGCCTGGGCAATCGCGACGTCAACGCCCGGGCCTACCTGGGCCGCTTCAACATCACCGGCGCGGATCAACAAAAAAAGGTGGGCCTGCTCTCCGGCGGGGAGCGCAACCGGGTCCACCTGGCCCGCATGCTCAAGGAAGGGGCCAACGTCCTGCTGCTGGACGAGCCCACCAACGACCTGGACGTGAACACCATGCGCGCCCTGGAAGACGCCCTGCTGAACTTCGCCGGAGCGGTCCTGGTGATCAGCCACGACCGCTGGTTCCTGGATCGCATTGCCACCCACATCATGGCCTTTGAGGGCGACAGCCAGGTGACCTTTTTCGACGGGAACTTCACCGAATATGAGGAAGATCGACGGCAACGCCTGGGCAAGGACGCCGACGTTCCCAAACGGATCAAGTACCGCAAGTTCAGCCGCGGCTGA
- a CDS encoding HU family DNA-binding protein, whose product MTKADLVAKVANKAGMTKASAESALNAFIDSVEEILSANGKLTLTGFGTFEVQQRQERTGRNPRTGEEIKIPASKVVKFRPGKLLKDAVN is encoded by the coding sequence ATGACAAAGGCGGATCTGGTAGCGAAAGTCGCCAACAAGGCGGGAATGACCAAGGCGAGCGCGGAGAGCGCCCTCAATGCCTTTATTGATTCCGTTGAGGAAATTCTTTCCGCCAACGGAAAGCTGACCTTGACCGGCTTCGGCACCTTTGAGGTTCAGCAGCGCCAGGAGCGCACCGGCCGCAATCCCCGGACCGGAGAAGAAATCAAGATTCCGGCCAGCAAGGTCGTCAAGTTTCGCCCCGGCAAACTGCTTAAGGACGCCGTCAACTAA
- a CDS encoding TIGR00730 family Rossman fold protein: protein MAASHPETLFPSAQNDVARAQQQPSTPQTESAAYRLAFLDKDFILQDELRPVRLQLELLKPEMLMRDNRIESTVVVFGSARLLDAETAQSRLDEALAAVGNQPDGPEDKGATARLQAAKSALEHSRYYEEARKLSRIISENCQCEEKKTHVVITGGGPGIMEAANRGAAEVQAKSIGLNIVLPHEQAPNPYITPELSFQFHYFAIRKMHFLIRARALVIFPGGFGTLDELFDALTLIQTGKIAPMPVLLFGSQFWNKVINFGALVEAGTVSPRDLELFEFVETADEAWDRIAAFDNLERKR, encoded by the coding sequence ATGGCCGCCAGCCACCCGGAAACCCTTTTCCCTTCGGCACAAAACGACGTCGCAAGGGCCCAACAGCAGCCTTCCACGCCACAGACCGAATCCGCGGCCTATCGCTTGGCCTTTCTGGACAAAGATTTTATTCTCCAGGATGAACTGCGCCCGGTTCGCCTCCAGTTGGAACTGCTCAAGCCCGAAATGCTGATGCGGGATAATCGGATCGAGTCCACGGTGGTGGTTTTCGGCAGCGCCAGGCTGCTGGACGCCGAAACCGCCCAGTCCCGGCTGGACGAGGCCTTGGCCGCCGTCGGGAACCAGCCCGACGGCCCCGAAGACAAAGGCGCAACGGCCCGACTCCAGGCCGCCAAAAGCGCGCTGGAGCACAGCCGCTATTACGAGGAAGCCCGCAAGCTTTCCCGGATCATATCGGAAAACTGCCAGTGCGAGGAGAAAAAAACCCATGTGGTGATCACCGGCGGCGGTCCGGGAATCATGGAGGCGGCCAACCGCGGGGCGGCGGAAGTCCAGGCCAAAAGTATCGGCCTGAACATCGTCCTGCCTCATGAGCAGGCCCCCAACCCCTATATTACGCCGGAACTCAGCTTCCAGTTTCACTATTTCGCCATCCGCAAAATGCACTTTCTGATCCGGGCCAGGGCCCTGGTGATTTTCCCCGGCGGATTCGGCACCCTGGACGAGCTGTTCGACGCCCTGACCCTGATCCAGACCGGAAAGATCGCCCCCATGCCGGTTTTGCTCTTCGGCTCCCAATTCTGGAATAAGGTCATCAACTTCGGGGCTCTGGTGGAAGCCGGGACCGTTTCGCCCCGGGACCTGGAGCTGTTCGAGTTCGTGGAAACCGCCGATGAGGCCTGGGACCGGATCGCGGCTTTCGACAATCTGGAACGCAAGCGCTGA
- a CDS encoding aminopeptidase, whose amino-acid sequence MLTEKHLDAYAQVMIWALDTARRRKLRKGNVVLLQSDPAASALAEKIYALLLGRSLQPVVRWNPTVRMEHDFYALGEDKQLTFHPPGTKELLGALHGAIHLRAPESLTHLRDVRPERISLATLARRPLRDILDAREQRGLFGWTLAMLPTQEMAQAAGMDLDAYSRQIVNACYLDADDAVAGWREVFDAVSRIKRWLNKMNPKTLRVESEGMDLEVSIGEQRKWVGLSGHNIPSFEIFLSPDWRGVRGVYVADQPSYRNGNLVSGVRLEFTDGRVTSAQAEQGEAFLRSQVAMDAGAAQVGEFSLTDKRFSRINAFMANTLFDENYGGEHGNCHLALGSSYVESFSGNVADLDKRRKRGLGFNESALHWDLVNTHTKVVTARLRSGKTRVIYENGEFCF is encoded by the coding sequence ATGTTGACGGAAAAACACCTGGACGCCTATGCCCAGGTCATGATCTGGGCTCTGGACACGGCCAGGAGGCGAAAGCTGCGCAAGGGCAATGTCGTCCTGCTGCAATCCGATCCCGCGGCTTCGGCCCTGGCCGAGAAAATATACGCGCTGCTGCTGGGTCGCTCGCTGCAACCCGTGGTGCGCTGGAATCCCACGGTGCGCATGGAGCACGATTTCTACGCCCTGGGTGAGGACAAACAGCTCACGTTTCACCCTCCGGGGACCAAGGAGTTGTTGGGAGCCTTGCACGGCGCGATCCACCTGCGTGCACCGGAGTCTTTGACCCACCTACGCGACGTTCGTCCGGAACGGATCAGCCTGGCCACCCTGGCCCGCAGGCCGCTTCGGGACATCCTGGACGCCCGGGAACAGCGGGGTCTGTTCGGCTGGACCCTGGCCATGCTGCCCACCCAGGAGATGGCCCAGGCCGCGGGCATGGACCTGGACGCCTACTCCCGGCAAATCGTGAACGCTTGTTACCTGGACGCCGACGATGCCGTGGCCGGTTGGCGGGAAGTTTTCGACGCGGTCAGCCGGATCAAGCGCTGGCTGAACAAAATGAACCCGAAGACGCTCCGGGTGGAATCCGAAGGCATGGACCTGGAGGTCTCCATCGGCGAACAACGCAAATGGGTGGGCCTGTCCGGCCACAATATCCCCAGTTTCGAGATTTTTCTTTCTCCGGACTGGCGAGGGGTCCGCGGCGTGTACGTCGCCGATCAACCGTCTTACCGCAACGGCAACCTGGTTTCCGGAGTGCGTTTGGAGTTCACGGATGGAAGGGTGACGTCCGCCCAGGCCGAACAGGGCGAGGCATTCCTGCGTTCCCAGGTGGCCATGGACGCCGGAGCGGCCCAGGTCGGCGAGTTTTCCCTGACCGACAAGCGTTTCTCCCGCATCAACGCCTTCATGGCCAATACCTTGTTCGACGAGAACTACGGCGGCGAACACGGTAACTGCCATTTGGCCCTGGGGTCGTCCTACGTGGAGTCCTTTTCCGGCAACGTCGCGGACCTGGACAAGCGCCGCAAGCGCGGCCTCGGATTCAACGAATCCGCCCTGCACTGGGATCTGGTCAACACCCACACCAAGGTCGTCACGGCCCGGCTGCGATCGGGAAAGACTCGGGTGATCTATGAGAATGGGGAGTTTTGCTTTTAA
- the argF gene encoding ornithine carbamoyltransferase yields the protein MARHFLQITDLKRSEAWNMLTRAKEIKASNWRSSLLDGKTLILLFEKASTRTRISFEVAIRALGGDVLFMTNKESQLGRNEPLRDTARVFGRYVQGVVVRTFAQEVLEELASAGGIPVINALTDLHHPCQVMSDMLTVFEQTPDIPSLKIAWVGDGNNMANSWLHAAMHFPFALHLAVPQGYEPNPEVLQQARENGANVVVTNDPREAVSEAHYVNTDVWASMGQEDSAEERREIFAPFQVNSRLLALARPDCKVLHCLPAKRGEEITDEVMEGEASVVWDQAENRLHMQKALLEWVFEEQN from the coding sequence ATGGCTCGACATTTTTTGCAGATAACCGATTTGAAACGTTCCGAGGCCTGGAACATGTTGACCAGGGCCAAGGAGATCAAGGCCTCCAATTGGCGTTCGTCCCTGCTCGACGGCAAGACGTTGATCCTGCTGTTCGAAAAGGCCTCAACCCGGACGCGGATTTCCTTTGAAGTGGCCATCCGGGCCCTGGGCGGCGACGTGCTGTTCATGACCAACAAGGAGTCCCAGCTCGGTCGGAACGAACCGTTGCGGGACACGGCCCGGGTTTTCGGACGCTACGTCCAGGGCGTGGTGGTGCGGACATTTGCCCAGGAAGTGCTCGAAGAGCTGGCTTCGGCGGGCGGGATCCCGGTGATCAACGCCCTGACCGACCTGCATCATCCCTGTCAGGTGATGAGCGACATGCTGACTGTTTTCGAGCAGACGCCGGACATCCCGAGCCTGAAGATCGCCTGGGTGGGCGATGGGAACAACATGGCCAATTCCTGGCTGCATGCGGCCATGCATTTTCCCTTTGCCCTGCATTTGGCCGTGCCTCAGGGATATGAGCCGAATCCGGAGGTTTTGCAGCAGGCCCGGGAGAACGGGGCCAACGTGGTGGTGACCAACGATCCCAGGGAGGCCGTGAGCGAGGCCCACTACGTCAACACCGACGTCTGGGCTTCCATGGGCCAAGAGGACTCGGCGGAGGAACGGCGGGAGATTTTCGCGCCCTTCCAGGTCAACTCCCGGCTTCTGGCCTTGGCCCGGCCGGACTGCAAGGTCCTGCACTGCCTGCCGGCCAAGCGCGGGGAGGAGATTACCGACGAGGTCATGGAAGGCGAGGCCTCCGTGGTCTGGGACCAGGCCGAGAATCGGCTGCATATGCAGAAGGCCTTGCTGGAATGGGTTTTTGAGGAACAGAATTAA
- a CDS encoding argininosuccinate synthase — MNQKIEKVVLAYSGGLDTSVILKWIKETYSCEVIAFTADLGQGEDLSGVERRALDTGATKAYVEDLREEFARDYIFPMMRANAVYEGRYLLGTSIARPLIAKRMVEIARAEGAQAIAHGATGKGNDQVRFELTAAALDKTLKTIAPWREWDLRSRTDCVEYARKHGIPVTVTKDKPYSCDGNLLHLSFEGGELEDPWAEPGPHTYLMCVPPEQAPDQPEISTIEFEAGNPVALNGQSMSPATIMAELNVLGGRHGIGRLDMVESRFVGMKSRGVYETPGGTVLQTAHRDLEGLTMDRETMRLRDQLIPQYAAMVYNGFWFAPEREALQAFIDKTQERVRGTVRLKLYKGAVSVLGRKSDVSLYNPELATFEQDMVYDQADAAGFIRLNALRLRAWNQ, encoded by the coding sequence ATGAATCAAAAAATTGAAAAGGTCGTATTGGCCTACTCCGGCGGTCTGGATACGTCGGTGATTCTGAAGTGGATCAAGGAAACCTATTCCTGCGAGGTGATCGCCTTTACCGCGGATCTGGGCCAGGGAGAGGACCTTTCCGGCGTGGAGCGCCGGGCCCTGGATACCGGCGCGACCAAGGCTTATGTCGAGGATTTGCGCGAGGAGTTCGCCAGGGACTATATATTCCCGATGATGCGGGCCAACGCGGTGTACGAGGGCCGCTATCTGCTGGGAACCTCCATCGCCCGGCCCCTGATCGCCAAGCGGATGGTGGAGATCGCCCGGGCCGAGGGGGCTCAGGCCATTGCTCACGGGGCCACGGGCAAAGGCAACGACCAGGTCCGGTTCGAATTGACCGCCGCGGCCCTGGACAAAACCTTGAAAACCATCGCTCCCTGGCGGGAGTGGGATCTGCGTTCGCGCACGGACTGCGTCGAATACGCCAGAAAGCACGGCATTCCCGTGACCGTGACCAAGGACAAGCCCTATTCCTGTGACGGCAATCTCCTGCACCTCTCCTTTGAAGGCGGTGAATTGGAAGACCCCTGGGCCGAGCCCGGACCGCACACCTACCTGATGTGCGTGCCGCCGGAGCAGGCCCCGGACCAGCCGGAGATCTCGACCATCGAATTCGAGGCCGGGAATCCCGTGGCTCTTAACGGTCAGTCCATGAGTCCGGCAACGATCATGGCCGAGCTGAACGTTCTGGGCGGGCGGCACGGCATCGGTCGTCTGGACATGGTGGAAAGCCGTTTTGTGGGCATGAAGTCCCGCGGAGTCTACGAAACACCGGGCGGAACGGTCTTGCAGACCGCTCACCGCGACCTGGAGGGCCTGACCATGGACCGCGAAACCATGCGCCTGCGCGATCAGTTGATCCCGCAATACGCGGCCATGGTCTACAACGGTTTCTGGTTCGCTCCGGAGCGGGAGGCCCTGCAGGCCTTCATCGACAAGACCCAGGAACGGGTCCGAGGCACGGTGCGGCTGAAACTGTATAAAGGAGCGGTCTCTGTACTGGGTCGCAAGTCGGACGTTTCCCTGTACAATCCTGAACTGGCCACCTTCGAGCAAGACATGGTTTACGACCAGGCCGACGCGGCCGGGTTCATCCGGTTGAACGCCCTGCGACTGCGGGCCTGGAACCAGTAA
- the argH gene encoding argininosuccinate lyase, with protein MSGKESTGKLWGGRFEAATNRLVEQYTASVGADRRLALQDIRGSMAHARMLGKQGVLRAEDVDAILDGLRRVEAEVAAGTFVWKDELEDVHMNIEARLTELIGEAGKRLHTGRSRNDQVALDFRLHVDEALEQWQGALHELIAVLVRRAEEHVRTLLPGCTHLQPAQPVSLAQHLLAYAWMCRRDFDRVADARQRVRVSPLGAAALAGTTYPIDPEMVAREVGFSKIFTNSMDAVADRDFVMESVFCACVIMAHLSRLCEELILWANPAFGFVRLPDAFATGSSIMPQKKNPDVAELMRGKTGRVYGDLTALLTLVKGLPLTYNRDMQEDKEPFFDADTTVSSSLRLMAAMMAEMEFVPERMLALLRKGFLNATELADYLAGKGLAFRDAHHVVGRAVAFAEERRLGLEDLSLEALRSFSPLIEEDVFTVLDYHQAVARRSAPGGTGEGPVRGQVADLRTWLEAVRPSM; from the coding sequence ATGTCCGGGAAAGAATCCACAGGCAAACTCTGGGGCGGACGGTTCGAGGCAGCCACGAACCGGCTCGTGGAGCAGTATACGGCTTCGGTCGGGGCGGATCGCCGCTTGGCCTTGCAGGACATCCGGGGTTCCATGGCCCATGCCCGGATGCTGGGCAAGCAGGGTGTTTTGCGAGCCGAGGACGTGGACGCCATTCTGGACGGGTTGCGGCGGGTCGAAGCCGAGGTCGCGGCCGGGACGTTCGTTTGGAAAGACGAACTGGAAGACGTGCACATGAATATTGAAGCCCGGTTGACCGAGCTGATCGGCGAAGCCGGCAAGCGGCTGCACACCGGACGCAGCCGCAACGACCAGGTGGCCCTGGACTTCCGGCTGCATGTGGACGAGGCTCTGGAGCAATGGCAGGGTGCTCTGCATGAGCTGATCGCTGTGCTGGTCCGCCGGGCCGAAGAGCACGTCCGGACCCTGCTGCCCGGCTGCACCCATTTGCAGCCGGCCCAGCCGGTCAGTCTGGCCCAGCATCTCCTGGCCTACGCCTGGATGTGTCGCCGGGATTTCGACCGGGTCGCCGACGCCCGCCAGCGGGTCCGGGTCAGCCCCTTGGGTGCCGCGGCTCTGGCCGGGACCACCTATCCCATTGACCCGGAAATGGTCGCCCGGGAAGTGGGGTTTTCCAAAATTTTCACCAACAGCATGGACGCTGTGGCGGACCGAGACTTTGTCATGGAGTCCGTATTCTGCGCCTGCGTGATCATGGCCCACTTGTCTCGGCTCTGTGAGGAGTTGATCCTTTGGGCCAACCCGGCCTTCGGATTCGTGCGGCTGCCAGACGCGTTTGCCACGGGATCAAGCATCATGCCTCAGAAAAAGAACCCGGACGTGGCCGAGCTGATGCGCGGCAAGACCGGGCGGGTCTACGGCGATCTGACGGCCTTGTTGACTCTGGTCAAGGGCCTGCCGCTGACGTACAATCGAGACATGCAGGAAGACAAGGAGCCGTTTTTCGACGCGGACACGACCGTGTCGTCCTCATTGCGGCTGATGGCCGCGATGATGGCCGAAATGGAGTTCGTCCCCGAGCGGATGTTGGCCCTGCTGCGCAAGGGCTTTCTTAATGCCACGGAACTGGCCGACTATTTGGCGGGCAAGGGCTTGGCCTTTCGCGACGCCCACCATGTCGTCGGGCGGGCCGTGGCCTTTGCCGAGGAGCGGAGGCTGGGTCTGGAGGATCTGTCTCTGGAAGCGTTGCGGTCATTTTCCCCGCTGATCGAGGAAGACGTCTTCACGGTGCTGGATTACCACCAGGCCGTGGCCCGGCGCTCAGCGCCGGGGGGCACGGGGGAAGGGCCGGTGCGCGGGCAAGTCGCCGATCTCCGAACGTGGCTGGAGGCCGTGCGCCCATCGATGTGA